In the Pseudonocardia sediminis genome, GTCCTGGGGCCAGTAGACGAGCAGCAGGCCCAGGTCGGCCATCGGGTCGCCGAGAGTGGACATCTCCCAGTCCAGGACGGCCAGGATCGTCCCCGGGTCGCCGGAGTCGTAGACGCAGTTGTCGATCCGGTAGTCGCCGTGCACGACGGTGTGGCGCTGGGTGGCGGGCACGTCGGCGGCGAGACGCTCGGAGAGCCGCGTGAGCTCGGTCTCGGTGCGCTCATCGGTGGCCGACGGGGCGTCGGTGTCGTCGCGGGCGGCGGCCCACTGCTTGCCCCAGCGGCGGATCTGGCGCTCCAGGTAGCCGTCCGGGCGTCCGAAGTCGCCCAGGCCCACCGCGGCCGGGTCGACCTCGTGCAGCGCCGCCAGGACGTCGATGAGGGCCTTCCCGGCCCGTGCCCGGTCCGCCTCGGTGTCCGCCCAGCCGGCGGGGAGGTCGTCGAGCGGGACGACGCCGTCGACGAGCTCCATCACGAAGCACGGTGCGTCGACCGGGGGCCCGTCCTCGCGGTGGGCCAGCACGGCGGGGACCGGGACGCCGGTGCCGGCGAGCGCGGAGATCACGCGGCTCTCGCGTTCCATGTCGTGCGCGGTCTCGGCGACCGAGCCCACCGGCGGGCGGCGCAGCACCACCGCACCGGCTTCGCTGTCCACCCGGTAGGTCAGGTTCGACCGGCCCGCGCCGACCGGGGCGAGGGTGCACCCGCGCCACCGCTCGTCGTCCAGCTCGGTGGCCAGGAACGCCCCCACCGACTCCGGGTCGGCGCCGGGGGTCGGGTCGGATTCGGGCGGTGTCGCCGAGCTCGTTGCCACGGGGCCCGACCCTAGTGGTGCAGGGGCCGCCGGGCCCGCAGCGACGCCGGTCGCGCGCCTGGGTTAC is a window encoding:
- a CDS encoding phosphotransferase family protein; the protein is MATSSATPPESDPTPGADPESVGAFLATELDDERWRGCTLAPVGAGRSNLTYRVDSEAGAVVLRRPPVGSVAETAHDMERESRVISALAGTGVPVPAVLAHREDGPPVDAPCFVMELVDGVVPLDDLPAGWADTEADRARAGKALIDVLAALHEVDPAAVGLGDFGRPDGYLERQIRRWGKQWAAARDDTDAPSATDERTETELTRLSERLAADVPATQRHTVVHGDYRIDNCVYDSGDPGTILAVLDWEMSTLGDPMADLGLLLVYWPQDGDGPVWREAQQIPSPTRLPGFPTRDELVAAYAERTGLDVGPLPWYVAFGAFKLAVVLAGILSRVRAGAVPADMAEGLEDAVGPLVALGHHILDHGIGDAR